In the Elizabethkingia bruuniana genome, GTGTTGTGCATTGATAATTCATAAAGTATACGACACAAGCCCCACTATTTATTATAGAATCCCAACAGCTTTTTGGAGTTTAATAGTCAAATAGGTGGCAAAAATCTTTGTAATGCTTGTTATTACTGATGATACATAAAGTTTATTGAAATTTGTTTCAATAAACTTTTTTTATGGCCGAAAATTCAAAAAAATGTTGTTGATGTATTGTCGAAGTTTGGATACAATGTCCTGTAGAAAATAGGAAAGTAAATAGTGGTTTCTTACCAAAAGCAAGGGAAAGACTTTTTTTACAATGATATCTGTTCTATAAAAATTAAAAAACTGAAAAGTTTTCTTAGCCATAAAGCAGCTTCAATAATTGATTGTTGATAAGTTGCATTTCAGCATTGCTCACTTCCTCTTTCAACCAATGTCGAAATATCACAAATTATTTTTCTAAAAAACGCCAACTATTTTTAATCACATTACCCTTTTTTTATGGCAAAAAGGAAAGGTTTGTGATCTTTCTTTGGTGCATCATTTTTATCGAAAGATAGAACCTTCTAAAAATGGTATAATATCTATTGTCTTCCACGTTAAATAATATCAAATCGGATATATGTTTAAATACAAAAACTTATTTAACAAATATGGATGCTGAAAAATGACAGATTTCTGTCATTTTTTAGCATAAATAAGCTTCTTACCTTTGTTTCTAACAAACACAAATGATCTTGTAGTCGAAATATTAAAGACTATTAAATCTATATTGTCTGAAAGATCATTCGATATTTTCAGATGTTAAGTTCAGGTTTTTTCTGGTATACCATTTCACATTTTTGAACTTTTTATAAGGTTTAAAGCCTTGCTAACAAGGCTTCGGAAGACCTATGTTAAATACAATGAATTATGAAAGAGGAAGAAGAAAGTACAACTCCGGTTTATAAAGCCAACTACATTCCGCCTTTATTACATGTGATAGAGATAGAAATGGAATGTGGAATAGCCGCCGGATCAGCACAAACTGTTTCACCGGATTTAGGTGGAAAAGTAAAGGAAGAATGGGAAACCGGGCTAGATGATGATCGCCCTGTTGAATGGTTATAAACAGGCAATTATAAGTTTCATTGTTTCATAAAAAAAATCATTATAAACAAAAACAACAAACAAAATGCAGCTAAAAAAATACAGCACCTTACTTCTGATTTTCTGCTTATGGATAGTCTCATGCCGGGGTACGGATGATAGTATAGCAAATAATAACAATGGTGGATCGGCTAACGTCATTATCAATGTGGTAGGTACAGAATCAGAATCCGACACTTTGGAAAAGAAAGCATCTGCAGAAAAAGGAGCAACATCAGATAATGGAATACAAAAGTTTGTCATTCCTTTTGATGAAACCGATTTTGTTACAGCCACCCTCTCGCCGGAACGTTCTGTGGTGAAGGCACAGGCTTCTGTAAATCCTATGGCAGCCACTTCCATAACAGAGCTTGGTAGAAATGTCCAATACAAAGTAGCCGTATATGACAGTAATGGTGATTTTGTGGATGAAAAAACTTTTACTTACGGACAAAGTGATCCCGGCTTTCAGCTCAACGGTGATCAGAATTATACCTTTGTTGCCTACTCGGTAAATAGTACTTCTACCGTACCAGTTGTAAGCAATACACCCAGAACTCTGGCGACAGATAAGTTAACCAATGTCAGTGGTGATCTTATGTACTTCAAAAAGAACATGACGGTTTCCGGAAACGATACCAATTATCTGGAGGTTGTGCTGAAGCATAAATACAGCCAGATCACTACTAAGCTGGATGCAAGACAGGTAGGGAATATCTCATTGGTGGATGAAGCGACTATAGGACCGGTAAGTGCCTCTGCAAACATGAATTTGACCAACGGTAGTCTTACTTACAATTTACCCGGATCCAGAACTCCGGTCAATGATTTTCAGCCACTGAACACCGAAGTTGCAACCAGTACTACTACTCTTATTTCTAATACTACAAATACTGCGGAACTCAATTTCGGGACACTCATTGTTGATGGAATACCTAAAGAGAACTTTATGGTAAGGAATTTAAAGATCACGCCCGGAGAAAGATACAACCTGAACCTTAGATTTAGACCTTGCAAAGCGAATGCATATACCAAGGGTTTTGATATATATGGTGGACGCGATCAGGAGGTAAGGTTAGAACCAACAAATTTAGGTGTGATCTTCGATATTTACAGATTAGACGACTCCTTTAATATTACTATAAACGGCATAAAGATCGCCAAAGATGAAATTAGGTTTCCAGCTGACAGCAGGCAGAATGTTTCTTTTGCAGACGGGTCTAAGTATCAGAGTGATGGTATAGAAAGGATCTGGTTTATAGCTGGAAATGCTTCCGCTCCTGTGGTAAGGGTCGTTGTTGATAAGAACGGAAGAGTAACAATGTATGGGAGTAAAGCCAGTTATGGACGCTTATATCCTTTGGTATTGCACAACGGAAATAGCTTTAACACTGTCCCGTGGAATCAATCAGGAAATAATAAGGCTTATGTTTCTCAAGTAATGGGAGTGGGAACTACCGCAATGAATGGTAGTGCAATAGGGAAACGAGAAGTTGGATGTGCCCCTTAATTTATTAGAAATTTAAAAATTTATAAAATCCTTATTTGTTTGTAAAAACCATTGTGTTTTCGGGTGGGCAGTTCATTCTCTGTCCACCTGTTTTTTTAAGTTTTGTCGAAATTCTATGATACAGGAAATCGTCTTTGTTTGTAAACTATTGTAAAGCAATTCATACCTTAAGAAATATGAAGGTTTAACCATAAAAGACACAAAGATCTCACGTTACGGATAAGAGTAAGCTTAATAAATCATCTAAATCTCTTAATGGTTTAAAAGGTTCTCGACACAGAATTATTCGGAGTAGAACGAAGGATAATTCCACTCGAACTGAAGTTACCTATTTCGAGAAAAACAAATTTCGTCACTTCGAGTGCGAAACAAAGTGAAGCGTATCGAGAAGTCTGGTTTAGATACAAAAGTTCTGGTGTTAATATACTCCTGTTTTTAGGGCACAAAAATATCACCTTATGAAAAAGCATTTCTATCATTGCAGTAAGATAATTAAGTTAAGGATATATTTTAGTCTTTGCTAAGCCGCTAACGCTTAGCGAACTTAAAAATAGCATAACAGGTAAAAAGTCTTTGCGATCTTTCGCCGGAACATCACTTTTATCGAAAGATAGAACCTTCTAAAAATGGTATACTATCTATTGTCTTCCACGTTAAATAATATCAAATCGGATATATGTTTAAATACAAAAACTTATTTAACAAATATGGATGCTGAAAAATGACAGATTTCTGTCATTTTTCAGCATCCATAAGCTTCTTACCTTTGTTTCTGACAAACATAAATGATTTTGTAGTCGATAAAATTAAAGACTATTAAATCTATATTGTCTGAAAGATCATTCGATATTTTCAGATATTAAGTTCAGGTTTTTTCTGGTATACCGTTTCACATTTTGAACTTTTTATAAGATTTAAAGCCTTGTTAATAAGGCTTCGGAAGACCTATGTTAAATACAAAGAATTATGAAAGAGAAAGGAAAAAGTGCAACTCAGGTTTATAAAGCCAACTATATTCCGCCATTATTACATGTGATAGAGATAGAAATGGAATGCGGAATTGCCGCCGCGTCAGCAACCATTCTTCCCGTAAACGTTTCCAACCAGGTCCAAGAAGACTGGACAGACGGAACAGATGAAACTAACGACGTCCCTTGGTAAACCTTAAAAACAAAAAAATGAGAAAAATTAAACTTTCTAATGCTTTAAGCATTAGCCTGCCTGCTTTCTTACTTTGGTTTTCGGTTTCCTGCCGGAGCTCTGATACAGATAGCAAAACATTAAATACTGATCAGGTAGCTATTAATGTAAATTTGGCACAGGACGATTATGAAGACGTGGTTAATAAAAACGTTCAGGCTTCAACCAGCCAATCACTTACATCTAACAATAATCAGATGCAGAGACAAACAGTTCCTTTCGGAGGAGGATTCGATCTCGTTGCTGAGCTAAAACCTGATACTTCTTCCCTTAAGAGTATTGCACAAGCAGGTATAAATCCTGTTGCCGCTACTACACCTATTCAGAGAGCTATTAAATTTCGCATAGTTGTATATAATGCTTCAGGACAGTATGATTCTTCCTACATGTACAGTGTAAGCGCCACCGGAGCCGTCACACCAGACTCGGGAGTTCCTATGAAACTAAATGGAGGAGAGAGTTATACCTTTATTGCCTATTCTTACAATACCAATGTAGCTCCAGCAGATAATCTTGTCGGATCCAATTTGAGCACAGCAACTATCTCAGCTACATCTACACAAGACATCATGTACTACAAAACCACAATGACTCCAGATGGTAATACAGGAGTACAAAATTATTTAAATGTAATACTGAAACACAGCTTTAGCACCATTACAGTTAATGTAGATGCATCACTTACTAACGGCTATAACATTACTAATATTACAGGCGCCACTTTAGGTAAAGTATTCCCTACGGCAACAATAGCTTTGAATTCTGGCACAGTTACCTCATCCGGTACCGCCACAACAATAGCCGTCCCGTTTCCTGCAAACCCTAATTCTAATAACGTCACCGCAACATCTGCTGTCATTATAAACAATGCAAACAATACAAACGATGGTACTTTCAACATTGCTTCGCTTACTATAGGTCCATTAACCGGTACGAATGTTGCTTTCAACAACCTTATCATACAACCAGGCGCCAGATACAATATGACTATAAAATTAATTCCTCAGGACTCCTTCTTTGATGATACAACCAGCCTTCCAGGCACAACATTTAAAGTAGCCAGGATTAATGGAAAAGTATGGATGCGTTACAACCTCGGCGTAGACCCACTCACAAATCCTAACCCGGATTTAACAGCACCTTCAAACACAGGCCTTTTTGGCAACTATTACCAATGGGGAGTTATTACTCCGGCTGCTTTAGGCAACGCAGAACCAGGACCAATAATTCCATGGAACACCTCTATAGTTCCTGCCGCCAATGCATGGAATTCCGGAACGGAAACAGCCCCCGTAAAAGTCATTACCAACGATCCATGCCCAGCTAACTTCAGAGTACCTACAACAACAGAATTCCAAGATTTGGTAAGCTCAACAGTTCAAACCAATACAAATGATACTAGCTGGGACAATGGTTCAACAACAAACTACGCCTCGGTTAAAGTATTTACCAGTAAAAGAGACAAAAATGTAATTCTAAGCTTCCCCGCCGCAGGTTACCGTATAAACACTGACGGAACATTAAATACTGCTGCAGGTATCTCCCGTGGAAACATTGGAATCTACTGGACATCTTCTGCTCCAACTTTAGTAAACTACAAAAACATGCAGCTTTATAAAGCCTCTGTAGATTTTACTTCAGGAGCTGGCGCCCCATATTTTGGAGAAAACATTCGTTGCATCAGAATAAATTAAATCCAACCTTATCAGGTTTTAAATAATTACCTATAATAAAAACCCCGGAGAAAATATTCCGGGGTTTTTATTCATCTATACTTCAAGCTTCCAGGGTAACAGCATTCTCTTAAAATTCAGTTATATCTTCTGAAATGAATGAGAAAAAGTTTGTAAACACAAATTTGCTGTTTATATTAAAATTAAGCCTGTTTTTTCACGTTATTTATTAAGAGACAATACTCCGAAAGAAAGTATCCAAATCTGTATCCTCATCCAGACCAAACTTCTTTTTCAAACGGTATTTTGCCATTCTTACACTCTTTGGTTCTACATGTAGCAGATGAGCTATTTGTTTTGTATCCATTCCCAGATAGATATAAGAACAATATTTTAAATCCAGTGCTGTAAGTTTTTGCAGTGCCTTTTCGCTTATATTTCTGAAGAAATCAGGATACAGCTCCTGAATTCTGAATTTAGCTTTTTCAAAATCCTTGTCTACACGGCTAACCTCTTTTACGACCTGATTAATATTGATATCGCTATCCGACAACCGTGTTTGTAATTGCTGAAGGACTTCATTTTTATGCTGTAGATGCAGATGATTGGCCAGTACTTCGGTTTGTAATTTTTGTTGCTGTAAGGTCAGCAATTCTTGTTCAGCTTTTAGCCTCGCTTGCTCTTCTTTTTCCAGTTTTACCTGTATTTCGGCTTCATTTTTTTCTGTATTCAGCTGTTTTTCTCTTACCAGAGAATATTTGAGCCGGAAATGATAGGATCGGAACATAAAGAAAGCACCGGTTAGACCAATACACCCCAGTATAATATATAATAGCTTTTGCTTTTCCAGGGATTTTACTTCTTGTTCCTTCTTGTCGGACTGATATTGTGCTTCCAGCCTTTTCACGTTGGCAGCTTCATCTTCATTAAACTGCTCTACACTATATTTTGTTACCTTTTTCTGATATTCTAGTGCTTTTACCAAATTTCCTTTCTTTTCATATAATTCTGCCAAATCATTTACAATCTGTATCATGATATAATAATAGACCGGTGACTGCGTTAGCAAGATTGTTTCCGCCTGCAGAAGATATTTCTCTGCTTTATCCAGATCGTTATCCCGTGTTGCAAGATTAGCGAGCATACCAAACCCTCCAGCCTGTATAGATTGTGGTTTAGTTGTATGTATCGAAGCATTTAGAGCCTCACCAATATTATACTCTATTTGTTTGCGAAGATCATCCGTTAGTTCAGGAAAGTATTTCAGCAGATAACTGGCCGTATTATTTCGGGCGATAGCATATGCGTAATCGGATACTTGTCCCGGAAACTCTTTATACAAAGCAGCCGCTTTTTCGGAGTTATTCATGATGGCTTTCAGATCCTCCCGGCTATTCGTTTTTTCGTACTGATAGGTATATGCAGTTGCCAATGCAGTATAAGCATTACTCAGCTGATTTTTATTACCGGATTTTTCAGCCTGTTCTATACTTTTTCGGGCATATTTAAAGCTGTTTTTCAAATCATTCCAGGTGGTATAGGTACCATACAACAAATAATATAGCCTGAATTCAAGCATTGGGTCACCTTCTGTTTTTTCAAGTAAGGAAAGGCTTTTCAGAATGTATGTTACTGATTTTTTATACTCGTAGAGCGAGTGTGTATAATAGGCAGGTAAAAAACTGGCATATGCTTGTGCTATTTTATTATTGGTTTTGGAGGCACTTGTAGAGGCAGAATCTATATAAGGCTGTACCTGATCATATTTCTCCAGATTACACATTATAATCCCTTGGAAAACATGGGCTTTTGTTATTGCCAAAAGATTATCCGATGTTCTGGCAAGTTTTAGGTATTGCTTGTTATAATCGGATGCTTTATCATATTGCTGTTCGCTTCTGTATTTCTCAATAACAAGCTCATAAACTTTTAGCTTTTCAGCAGCAGGTAACTGTTCCGTTTTTAATCGGTTAATCAGGCTGTCTGTATAGATATTTTTTGCTTTTACAGAATGGAACAAAAGAATACAGAATAATATTATCAGATAAAATTTCCCTTTCATTAAACAAATGCTTTATTAAAAATGTGTTCAGATTCTGTATTATTTTTTATAGAGGTCTTCGGTTTGGTTATAATTTTAATAAAAGTAACAAAAATCCACAGCCTACCCAATTATATCACAACTAAATGTGTTTTTCAATTTGTTGTCATTCAGTTCATTACAAAAGTTGTAGTCATTCTGTAGTCGTATGCTTTTTTATGGTAGCTGTTCTGTAGTAGCCGAAGAATTGATTTTACTATTCCGATTGTACAATTTTGTGATAGTCAATCTGTAAAACACAAAACAACATATTTTATTAACCTTTAATCAATTTTATTATGGACAACAAAACCTTATCAGTCATTTCGTACGTCACTATTATCGGATGGATTATATCTTTTGTTATAGGAAAAGATAACGCCAACAGTTTACTAAAATACCACCTTCGCCAGTCGTTTGGACTTTTTATTTTCGGAATATTATTGGGTATAGTACTTCAAATTATAATGAGTATTACAGGGCTCTATGTCTTAGGTTATATAGGTCTTATAAATCTTGCATTGATGATTATTGGAATTATCAACGCAGCAAATGAAGCTGAAAAGCCATTACCGCTAATTGGGAAAATGTTTGAAGACAAATTTGCATTTGTAGGCTAGGCAAAAAAAATTCAGCATTTAAAATAACTATACAAGTATGTCGGTCTATAAGCATTTGAAAAATGATGGTACCGGATATCTGGTGAAACAGTATCCTTCGCTTCAGCATATAATAGTACTGGCATGGGTACTCATTGGTCTTGTTCTGATAATTAACACCAGCTACTTCAAAACAGGTATTGTAATATTTATATTGTCATTACTACTTGCCATACTCACTTTTCGGGGACCCCGGGTTTATGTAGATTCTCATACAAAAATAATTACTGTGAAACATGGTTTCAGGCATAACCAGTATGATTTAAAATATTTTGAAGGATTTGAACTACAGAGTTTTATGTTAATGGGTTTCATTCCGATAGGCAGCTATTTGTATGCTAACTTTAAAGATGTACCTAAGATAAAACGCCCTGCAATGTCACAATCTTTTGGCAAAAAAAGAATGCAGGAAGTGTATAATGAGTTAGAAGAATTGATAAACGATAAAAACACACAATAAGAAATGAAAAAAATAATAATTGCAGCAGGTATTCTTGTACTCACATGTACTGCTACATCCTGTGACAAGATAAAAGAGAAGCTATCACAGCAGAACAAAACCACCAAGATAAATCCGTTTAGTGTTGATTCCGGAAACGAGAGTCAGGATATTATTGTTTTCAATAATAAAATAGTAAAAATAGATAAAGCACAGGCAGACTATATAAAAAGCTTTGAAGAAGGTTTAACCAGTATGGATGATTTTGTTAAAAATGCTTTGGCGAATCCCAATGCTATGCGTTTCACTCCCGTATCTACACCTATCTCTACATTTATTGCTCTTGAAGAAATAAAAGCACCAAAAGTATTAGGAGGCGAATACCAGAAGTTAGCGGATAAAATGATCAGTACATTTAAAGATCTAAAAACACTGCAGGAAGAGCTATCGGCCTATAAAAATGCTGAAGACTGGAAGGATGATAAAGGGAAAAAAATTACTGAGATTAAAGCTAAGGCCGACAAAATTATTGAAGAGAACCGAAACGCTGCCAGTCAGTTATTCACAAAACTAGAGGATAAAGCTGACAAGGCAGAAGTAGAAATGCTAAAAAATCATCCGCTTAAGCAGCAAATTACCCAATCCAAAGAGATATTAGATCTTACGCAGAAGATTATCGATGACTCTTATGATATTAAAGACGAGGCTGCTTATAAAAAGCTTTTTGCACAACAATACCAACAATTAGAGAAATTGTACAACCGAAATCTTGAAAATAAAATCCCGTCTGCAGAAAAGAATAAAGAAGCAAGCTATAATTCATTTAACAATGCTGTAAACACATTTTTGGGGCAAATGCGAATTGTACAACGCAGCATGAATGAAAATAATGAGCAGTTGATGAGTGACCTGGACGATCTGGAAAGAGAAGCTAAAAATGTACTCGGCCGGTATAATTATTTTGTGGATTAAATCAATCACATATAATAAATAAAAGATGAAAATATTAGGCATTATACTTATCATTATAGGCTTCTGTATCACTGTCGTGGTGAAAATTGGCCCTTCTGAAGAAACAAAATGGATTTTTACTTATGGAGACTTACTACCAATGATTACGGCATTAGTTCTTATAGTTCCAGGGTTAATAATCTATAAAAAAAACAGATAAAAATATCATGTATAAATTCTATATTTACTTATGGAGACTTACTACCAATAATTACGGCATTAGTTCCTATAGTTCCAGGGTTAATAATCTATAAAAAGACAGATAAAAATATCATGTATAAATTCTATAAAAAAAAAGGTAATCGGTATATTTTCAAAAACCAACCCGTATTGATGTTTATAGTGGCTCTTCTTTTCTTTATAATAGCAGGAATGTCTTATAATGTTTTAGCAATACTAGGGCTTGCTATTGCAGCTGTTGCAGTTTTTATCATTATCAATTTTTTCACCAAAAAGTTTATAATCGATATGGACCAATTAACGGTTACCGGAAAACATGGAATCTTTATTCCTGAGAAAACTTATCCTATTGCAGATTTTATAACCTTCGAAGTGATTCATGTCAAATATATGGGACTTATTACAATCAACCTCATATTGGCTGCTTGTTTCAAGGTGGATGGGAAAGAGAAAGTACTCACTGTTGGCCAGGCTGTAACTAGAAGAGCTATTCAGCGATTGCTAAATGAGACAGAAGATATTATGAAAAGTAAGGCGTAAGTACAATGAATGTATTCGATAGATATCAGTTTAGGGAAAATGGCATTGAAATTAGCTTTATGCCCAATTACAACTTTCTTCGCACTTTAGTATGGTGGCTGGTGCTTGGAATTGTTGCTGCACCTGTTATCTACCTTTGTATGGATTATATGTCGCGGGATAATTTTTTAATAGCTCTTATAGTATGGGTACTTTATATGGCCTATTTTGTCTTCGACTTAATATTCAGAATTCCTGTAAAATACATTTTTTATAAATCTGAAAAGAGTATTTACCGAAAAAATATTATCAACAGGAAGATTATGAATTTCGATGAGATGACTTATTTTGTAAAAGATGAAAGTGGAGGTTATTGTTATGCAATCGGGAAGAAGAAAAAGCAATTTATAAAGAATTACAGAGTAAGTAATTACTTTTCCAATTCAAAATCCTCGCAAAAAATAGAAGACGAATACTTAAAAAATATACTCTTTCCTATACTGAAACTGGTGGGAATAACAGTTGAAAATGAAAAATGATTTTACGAAAGTAAAATCATTTTTTTATGGAAACTTGTATAACTTTGTGAAAACTAATAACATGAAGATCAATAAAAGCACATTGACACTACCTTTGCTGGCAGTGTCCTTTTTAGGCTTAGCACAAAAACTAAAAGTTTATCATAAAGACTGGATAGACTTTAACAAAAACGGGAAGAAGGATGTCTTTGAAGACAGAAAAGCTCCTATAGATAAAAGGGTTGAAGACCTGCTTTCCCAAATGACCCTGCAGGAAAAAGCCAACCAGACGGTAACCCTCTACGGATACGGAAGAATCTTAAAAGATGAGCAGCCAACACCTCAATGGAAAAATGAAATCTGGGTGCATGGGCTTGCTAATATCGATGAAATGCTAAACAGCCTTCCTTATCACAAAAGCGCTGTTACAAAATATTCTTATCCCTACAGTAACCATACCGAGGCACTCAATAATATCCAGAAATGGTTTATAGAAGAAACGAGGCTCGGAATTCCTATTGACTTTACCAATGAAGGTATACACGGTCTTACCCATGACAGGGCAACACCATTTCCTGCACCTATTAATATCGGGAGTACATGGGATAAAAACCTGGTAGACAAAATCGGAAATACTATAGGGAAAGAGGCCTATTATCTGGGATATACAAATGTGTATGCTCCTATATTAGATGTTTCAAGAGATCCACGCTGGGGCAGGGTTGTGGAGACTTATGGAGAAGATCCGTTTATGATAGGTGAATATGGAAAGCGTATGGTAAAGGGAATCCAACAAAATGGAGTAGCCTCAACGCTGAAACATTATGCTGTTTATTCTGTACCCAAAGGCGGAAGAGATGGCCTTGCCAGAACAGATCCACATGTAGCGCCCAGAGAAATGCACACAATGTATCTCTATCCGTTTAAAGAAGTCATTCGTAAGGAACATCCGTTGGGAGTGATGGCAAGTTATAACGATTATGATGGTGTGCCTGTAATTAGCAGCAAATATTTTTTAACAGATCTGCTGCGCAAAGAATATGGATTCGATGGTTATGTAGTATCAGACAGCGATGCACTGGAATTTGTACATAGTAAGCATCATGTAGCAAAAGATTATGAAGAAGGTATTCAGAAAGCTTTAGAAGCGGGACTAGATGTCCGTACTAATTTCACCCAGCCCAAGGAATATCTTACAGCATTGATGGATGCTCTGAAATCTGGAAAGATAAAAGAAGAAGTACTGAATGAAAGAGTGAGGAGTGTACTGAAAACAAAATTCAGGTTGGGGTTATTTGATGAGCCTGTCCGGAGCTTTGCTAAAGAAGCCGATCGTAAGGTACATACTAAAGAGGACGAAGCTCTTTCTGTAGATGTTAACCGTCGTTCTGTAGTTTTATTAAAGAATGAAAAGCAAACTTTACCTCTTGATACAGGGAAATTAAAGAATATTCTGATTACAGGTCCACTGGCAGATGCAGTGAACTATACCACGAGCCGCTACGGACCATCCAATAATCCAGTGACAACAATTCGGAAGGGGATTGAGGATTATGCTTCATTTCATCATATCAATACTTCGTATACTAAAGGCGTAGACGTTATTGATGAAGGATGGCCGGAAACAGAAATTATCCCTGTAGAACCCTCAGAAAAAGAATTGTCTGAAATTTCCAAAGCAATCAGTATGGCTGAAAATTCAGATGTTATTATTGCCGTAATGGGAGAAAGTGAAAGGGAAGTAGGGGAAAGCAGATCGCGAAGCAGCCTGAATCTTCCGGGAAAGCAAACTTATTTCCTGCAGCAATTGTATAAAACAGGAAAGCCTGTTGTATTGGTTCTGGTAAACGGAAGACCTCTCACTATAAACTGGGAAAACAAATACCTGCCTGCTATTTTGGAAACATGGTTTCTGGGACCGCAAAGTGGAAAGATTGTAGCAGAGACGCTCTTTGGCGATAATAATCCGGGAGGTAAACTTCCGATATCATTTCCTAAATCAATCGGTCAGCTAGAAATGAACTTTCCAACGAAGCCTGCAGCACAGGCAGGACAGCCCGGAACCGGACCAAATGGCTCCGGCAGCAGTAGGGTTACGGGATTTTTATATCCGTTTGGCTATGGTCTTAGCTATACCAATTTTGAGTTTACCGACTTTTCTCTGTCTTCAAAAAAAATAAAAGCAGGAGATGAATTGCATGTGAAACTAAAAGTAACCAATACTGGCAAAGTAAAAGGGGATGAAGTTGTACAATTATATCTTTCAGATCTTGTGTCTTCAGTTACAACCTACGAAATGGATCTTAGAGGATTTGAGAGAGTAACTCTGGAGCCCGGGGAAACAAAAGAAGTACAATTTACCCTCAACAAAGAACATATGCAGCTGCTTAATGATAAGATGG is a window encoding:
- a CDS encoding FISUMP domain-containing protein — its product is MRKIKLSNALSISLPAFLLWFSVSCRSSDTDSKTLNTDQVAINVNLAQDDYEDVVNKNVQASTSQSLTSNNNQMQRQTVPFGGGFDLVAELKPDTSSLKSIAQAGINPVAATTPIQRAIKFRIVVYNASGQYDSSYMYSVSATGAVTPDSGVPMKLNGGESYTFIAYSYNTNVAPADNLVGSNLSTATISATSTQDIMYYKTTMTPDGNTGVQNYLNVILKHSFSTITVNVDASLTNGYNITNITGATLGKVFPTATIALNSGTVTSSGTATTIAVPFPANPNSNNVTATSAVIINNANNTNDGTFNIASLTIGPLTGTNVAFNNLIIQPGARYNMTIKLIPQDSFFDDTTSLPGTTFKVARINGKVWMRYNLGVDPLTNPNPDLTAPSNTGLFGNYYQWGVITPAALGNAEPGPIIPWNTSIVPAANAWNSGTETAPVKVITNDPCPANFRVPTTTEFQDLVSSTVQTNTNDTSWDNGSTTNYASVKVFTSKRDKNVILSFPAAGYRINTDGTLNTAAGISRGNIGIYWTSSAPTLVNYKNMQLYKASVDFTSGAGAPYFGENIRCIRIN
- a CDS encoding helix-turn-helix transcriptional regulator: MKGKFYLIILFCILLFHSVKAKNIYTDSLINRLKTEQLPAAEKLKVYELVIEKYRSEQQYDKASDYNKQYLKLARTSDNLLAITKAHVFQGIIMCNLEKYDQVQPYIDSASTSASKTNNKIAQAYASFLPAYYTHSLYEYKKSVTYILKSLSLLEKTEGDPMLEFRLYYLLYGTYTTWNDLKNSFKYARKSIEQAEKSGNKNQLSNAYTALATAYTYQYEKTNSREDLKAIMNNSEKAAALYKEFPGQVSDYAYAIARNNTASYLLKYFPELTDDLRKQIEYNIGEALNASIHTTKPQSIQAGGFGMLANLATRDNDLDKAEKYLLQAETILLTQSPVYYYIMIQIVNDLAELYEKKGNLVKALEYQKKVTKYSVEQFNEDEAANVKRLEAQYQSDKKEQEVKSLEKQKLLYIILGCIGLTGAFFMFRSYHFRLKYSLVREKQLNTEKNEAEIQVKLEKEEQARLKAEQELLTLQQQKLQTEVLANHLHLQHKNEVLQQLQTRLSDSDININQVVKEVSRVDKDFEKAKFRIQELYPDFFRNISEKALQKLTALDLKYCSYIYLGMDTKQIAHLLHVEPKSVRMAKYRLKKKFGLDEDTDLDTFFRSIVS
- a CDS encoding import component protein, giving the protein MDNKTLSVISYVTIIGWIISFVIGKDNANSLLKYHLRQSFGLFIFGILLGIVLQIIMSITGLYVLGYIGLINLALMIIGIINAANEAEKPLPLIGKMFEDKFAFVG
- a CDS encoding DUF3829 domain-containing protein encodes the protein MKKIIIAAGILVLTCTATSCDKIKEKLSQQNKTTKINPFSVDSGNESQDIIVFNNKIVKIDKAQADYIKSFEEGLTSMDDFVKNALANPNAMRFTPVSTPISTFIALEEIKAPKVLGGEYQKLADKMISTFKDLKTLQEELSAYKNAEDWKDDKGKKITEIKAKADKIIEENRNAASQLFTKLEDKADKAEVEMLKNHPLKQQITQSKEILDLTQKIIDDSYDIKDEAAYKKLFAQQYQQLEKLYNRNLENKIPSAEKNKEASYNSFNNAVNTFLGQMRIVQRSMNENNEQLMSDLDDLEREAKNVLGRYNYFVD
- a CDS encoding glycoside hydrolase family 3 N-terminal domain-containing protein, which gives rise to MKINKSTLTLPLLAVSFLGLAQKLKVYHKDWIDFNKNGKKDVFEDRKAPIDKRVEDLLSQMTLQEKANQTVTLYGYGRILKDEQPTPQWKNEIWVHGLANIDEMLNSLPYHKSAVTKYSYPYSNHTEALNNIQKWFIEETRLGIPIDFTNEGIHGLTHDRATPFPAPINIGSTWDKNLVDKIGNTIGKEAYYLGYTNVYAPILDVSRDPRWGRVVETYGEDPFMIGEYGKRMVKGIQQNGVASTLKHYAVYSVPKGGRDGLARTDPHVAPREMHTMYLYPFKEVIRKEHPLGVMASYNDYDGVPVISSKYFLTDLLRKEYGFDGYVVSDSDALEFVHSKHHVAKDYEEGIQKALEAGLDVRTNFTQPKEYLTALMDALKSGKIKEEVLNERVRSVLKTKFRLGLFDEPVRSFAKEADRKVHTKEDEALSVDVNRRSVVLLKNEKQTLPLDTGKLKNILITGPLADAVNYTTSRYGPSNNPVTTIRKGIEDYASFHHINTSYTKGVDVIDEGWPETEIIPVEPSEKELSEISKAISMAENSDVIIAVMGESEREVGESRSRSSLNLPGKQTYFLQQLYKTGKPVVLVLVNGRPLTINWENKYLPAILETWFLGPQSGKIVAETLFGDNNPGGKLPISFPKSIGQLEMNFPTKPAAQAGQPGTGPNGSGSSRVTGFLYPFGYGLSYTNFEFTDFSLSSKKIKAGDELHVKLKVTNTGKVKGDEVVQLYLSDLVSSVTTYEMDLRGFERVTLEPGETKEVQFTLNKEHMQLLNDKMEWVVEPGEFRVSIGNSSENIRFKEIFEVED